In Oryza brachyantha chromosome 2, ObraRS2, whole genome shotgun sequence, a single window of DNA contains:
- the LOC102706910 gene encoding serine/threonine-protein kinase STY13-like: MNGQPRFHDMIGGGGGGGKGMQDNEINGLYNMPSYHKFVEGSQMSVDSADGFNMAYVGGSVAMSVDNSSVGSNESRTVILKHPGLRDAPTASYSVGNSVFRPNRVAAHTLNEDALARVLMDPSHPTEILSNYEEWAIDLGRLDMGVPFAQGAFGKLYRGTYNGEDVAIKLLEKPENDPERAQALEQQFVQEVMMLSRLRHPNIVRFIGACRKSIVWCIITEYAKGGSVRQFLARRQNKSVPLRLAVKQALDIARGMAYVHALGFIHRDLKSDNLLIAADKSIKIADFGVARIEVKTEGMTPETGTYRWMAPEMIQHRPYDHKVDVYSFGIVLWELITGMLPFTNMTAVQAAFAVVNKGARPVIPQDCLPALSHIMTLCWDANPEVRPAFTDIVCMLESAEMEVLSNVRKARFRCCISEPMTTD, translated from the exons GATGTCTGTTGACAGTGCCGACGGATTCAACATGGCTTACGTTGGGGGTTCTGTTGCCATGTCGGTGGACAACAGCAGCGTGGGATCGAATGAGTCCCGCACGGTTATACTTAAGCACCCAGGCCTCCGCGATGCCCCAACTGCAAGCTATTCAGTTGGCAACAGTGTCTTCCGCCCCAACCGTGTGGCTGCACACACGCTAAATGAGGATGCGTTAGCTCGTGTTTTGATGGATCCAAGCCATCCGACTGAGATACTAAGTAATTATGAGGAATGGGCCATTGATCTAGGGAGGTTGGACATGGGGGTTCCTTTTGCTCAAGGAGCCTTTGGGAAGCTATACCGGGGAACATACAATGGAGAGGATGTTGCCATTAAGCTACTGGAGAAGCCTGAGAATGATCCAGAGAGAGCACAAGCGTTGGAACAACAATTTGTGCAAGAGGTTATGATGTTGTCTAGACTGAGGCACCCAAACATTGTGAGGTTTATTGGTGCATGTAGGAAGTCGATTGTGTGGTGCATCATTACTGAGTATGCTAAAGGTGGCTCAGTCCGGCAGTTTCTGGCCAGAAGGCAGAACAAGTCAGTGCCTTTGAGGTTGGCTGTAAAACAGGCATTGGATATAGCCAGGGGGATGGCCTATGTGCATGCTTTGGGATTTATCCACAGGGATCTAAAGTCAGATAACTTATTAATTGCCGCTGATAAGTCCATTAAGATTGCTGACTTTGGAGTGGCTCGCATTGAAGTGAAAACTGAGGGTATGACACCAGAGACAGGAACCTATCGCTGGATGGCACC GGAAATGATCCAGCACAGGCCTTATGATCATAAAGTTGATGTATATAGCTTTGGGATTGTCTTGTGGGAGCTTATAACTGGCATGCTCCCATTCACAAACATGACGGCTGTTCAGGCAGCTTTCGCTGTTGTAAACAAGGGTGCTCGGCCAGTGATCCCGCAGGACTGCCTGCCTGCTCTAAGCCACATCATGACTCTCTGTTGGGACGCGAACCCTGAAGTTCGCCCCGCCTTTACTGATATCGTTTGTATGCTTGAGAGTGCAGAGATGGAGGTTCTGAGCAATGTCCGTAAAGCACGCTTCCGCTGTTGCATCTCTGAGCCCATGACAACGGACTGA